In Paenibacillus kyungheensis, the following are encoded in one genomic region:
- a CDS encoding glycosyl hydrolase — translation MNRSSWIDNNHISTDQSAEPNIDQQSSVSIFDTLQNPPTMYRAIPFWSWNDDLDPQEIRRQVGEMKAAGLGGYIMHARAGLETPYMGERWMECIQAGIEEGQRLGMNVWCYDENGWPSGFADGVVPQLGLDYQQKWLKLEALSEQEDHNIQDDTTIAWYRIENEQWVVMDERYKEIAQYRAYYEVNPYYIDTLDAQVVQAFIESTYEKYHQQFATHFGQAIAGVFTDEPQYGRYQIPWSFTLEQQFQQTYGYSLLTELPLLFQESKGYETFRYQFWQLVTALFSQSFMKQIGDWCEERHIRLTGHVVCEDHLTAQVGSVGDAMASYEYMQTPGIDWLGRGIDHPLTPKQVSSVAHQLGQKFVLSETFGCSGWNVSFADLKWIAEWQYVHGVNLMCQHLEGYSLRGIRKRDYPPSLYYQQPWWEEYHKFNDYFGRLSMLMAESHKHIDILLLHPIRSSWIAYNDQINTEGERIHQDFVQISQWLCELQRSHDYGSESIIAHHGRIQDQQLWIGEASYQLVILPPMITIASKTIDLLLSWLAQGGQAIALGTLPVLIDGQPDQRLLQLEQHVTVLNIDRELISHELDQRLSATIKLHQLTPVVPAQQESISLSATDHSPILTQRSTLEKYELYYLVNTDRHTSYTTEIEFPCQGHLEKINLQTGHIRTVSTAMIVASDSHTMSIKLTFAPAQSYLFRILPAQQATDLLPIAESSLHSRSVISDQHSVEMSSNWQVMRSDLNSLTLDRCRLQIDKNEWSEPQPIIFLQDQLVKIGRAVDIGLSFELQLQYEPQNHQEMYLVIEQPHYYRMTINGTSVDLQDSGWWRDISFRKINIQNHLHQGVNQIVLERHFQNSQTTFDAVARAQAFESESNKLSYEAEIESIYILGDFDVHSLTPYEYETGDNHSLYTQGEFVLQEVTPTAQTGDLTTQGLLFYAGNVKLQQSITLPEDIADRRIYFQWDRPDAVLSKLWLNGQEVHTFLWAPYEVEITSYVHSGANEVIIELFSSCRNLLGPHHHIRGELTMVGPDSFKDTPSWTDGDIDTEHIYTPHYCMVTFGLTSNPVICMY, via the coding sequence ATGAACCGATCTTCATGGATAGACAATAATCATATATCAACAGATCAATCAGCAGAGCCTAATATTGATCAGCAATCCTCGGTATCAATATTTGATACATTGCAGAATCCGCCAACGATGTATCGAGCGATTCCTTTCTGGTCATGGAATGATGATCTCGACCCGCAAGAAATTCGTCGACAAGTCGGTGAAATGAAAGCGGCTGGCTTAGGTGGATATATTATGCACGCTCGTGCAGGATTAGAAACACCCTACATGGGCGAACGTTGGATGGAATGTATTCAGGCTGGTATTGAAGAAGGGCAACGATTAGGAATGAATGTCTGGTGTTATGACGAAAATGGTTGGCCTAGCGGATTCGCCGATGGTGTAGTGCCCCAGTTAGGGCTGGACTATCAGCAAAAATGGCTTAAATTAGAAGCACTATCAGAACAAGAAGATCATAATATACAAGATGATACTACAATTGCATGGTATCGAATCGAAAATGAACAATGGGTTGTGATGGACGAACGCTATAAAGAAATTGCTCAATATCGAGCTTATTATGAAGTGAATCCATACTATATTGATACATTAGATGCTCAAGTGGTACAAGCTTTTATTGAATCTACGTATGAAAAATATCATCAACAATTTGCTACCCATTTTGGACAAGCGATTGCAGGTGTATTTACAGATGAACCTCAATATGGACGTTATCAGATTCCATGGTCTTTTACATTAGAACAGCAATTTCAACAGACATATGGATATTCGCTTCTTACCGAATTACCTCTTCTTTTTCAAGAAAGCAAAGGATATGAAACATTTCGCTATCAATTTTGGCAACTGGTTACCGCATTATTCAGTCAATCGTTTATGAAGCAAATAGGGGATTGGTGTGAAGAGCGACATATACGCTTAACCGGGCATGTGGTATGTGAAGATCATTTGACAGCTCAAGTCGGTTCTGTAGGCGACGCTATGGCTTCCTACGAGTATATGCAGACTCCGGGAATCGACTGGTTAGGCAGAGGCATCGATCATCCATTAACACCCAAGCAAGTGAGTTCTGTTGCACATCAATTAGGTCAAAAATTCGTCTTATCTGAAACATTTGGCTGTAGTGGATGGAATGTATCTTTTGCAGATCTAAAATGGATTGCAGAATGGCAATATGTACATGGTGTTAATTTGATGTGTCAGCATTTGGAAGGGTATAGCTTGCGCGGAATCCGTAAACGGGATTATCCACCTTCATTGTATTATCAGCAACCCTGGTGGGAAGAATATCATAAGTTTAATGATTATTTTGGGCGACTATCTATGCTAATGGCTGAAAGTCACAAGCATATTGATATTCTGTTGTTACATCCTATTCGTTCGTCATGGATTGCTTATAATGATCAGATCAATACCGAAGGTGAACGGATACATCAAGATTTTGTGCAAATTAGTCAATGGTTATGTGAACTTCAGCGTAGTCATGATTACGGTTCAGAATCGATTATAGCTCATCATGGGCGTATACAAGATCAGCAATTGTGGATAGGTGAAGCTTCGTACCAATTAGTCATTTTGCCTCCGATGATAACGATAGCGAGTAAGACAATAGACTTGTTACTGTCATGGCTAGCACAAGGAGGACAGGCGATAGCTCTAGGTACATTACCTGTCTTGATTGATGGACAACCAGATCAACGTCTGCTTCAACTTGAACAGCATGTAACTGTATTGAATATTGATCGAGAATTAATATCGCATGAACTGGATCAACGATTATCTGCGACGATCAAGCTTCATCAGCTCACACCTGTTGTACCTGCACAGCAAGAGTCAATATCTTTATCTGCGACAGATCATTCTCCGATTCTGACCCAGCGAAGTACATTGGAGAAATACGAATTATATTATCTCGTCAATACTGATCGTCATACCAGTTATACGACAGAGATTGAATTTCCTTGTCAGGGGCATCTAGAAAAGATCAATCTTCAGACAGGTCATATTCGTACTGTATCTACAGCAATGATTGTTGCAAGTGATAGTCATACCATGAGTATCAAGCTTACATTTGCACCAGCTCAATCTTATCTATTTCGCATATTGCCAGCTCAACAAGCAACTGATCTGTTACCGATTGCTGAATCTTCGCTACATTCTCGTTCGGTTATAAGCGACCAGCATAGTGTAGAAATGAGTTCGAACTGGCAAGTGATGCGAAGTGATCTGAACAGTTTAACTTTAGATCGGTGTCGATTACAGATTGATAAAAATGAATGGAGTGAACCGCAACCGATTATTTTTTTGCAAGATCAATTAGTGAAAATAGGAAGAGCAGTTGATATTGGGTTGTCTTTTGAATTACAGCTACAATATGAACCTCAAAATCATCAAGAAATGTATCTGGTGATAGAACAACCTCACTATTATCGTATGACTATCAATGGAACATCTGTAGATCTTCAGGATAGTGGGTGGTGGCGAGATATTTCATTTCGCAAAATCAATATTCAAAATCATTTGCATCAAGGTGTGAATCAGATCGTTTTAGAACGTCATTTTCAAAATTCACAAACTACATTTGATGCGGTAGCACGAGCACAAGCCTTTGAATCTGAAAGCAACAAGTTGAGTTATGAAGCAGAGATTGAAAGTATTTATATTTTGGGAGATTTTGATGTGCATAGTCTTACCCCGTATGAATACGAAACAGGCGACAATCATAGTCTGTATACTCAAGGGGAGTTTGTACTGCAAGAAGTCACTCCTACAGCGCAGACAGGAGATTTAACTACACAAGGGCTTTTATTTTATGCAGGTAATGTAAAATTACAACAATCTATAACGTTACCAGAAGATATAGCGGATCGCAGAATCTATTTTCAGTGGGATCGTCCTGATGCGGTATTGTCCAAGCTATGGTTGAACGGGCAAGAAGTGCATACTTTTTTGTGGGCTCCTTATGAGGTGGAGATTACTTCTTATGTGCATAGCGGTGCAAATGAAGTGATTATCGAATTGTTTTCCAGTTGTCGTAATCTGTTAGGGCCGCATCATCATATTCGTGGGGAGTTAACGATGGTAGGGCCGGATAGCTTTAAAGATACACCGAGCTGGACAGATGGTGATATTGATACCGAACATATCTATACACCACATTATTGTATGGTGACATTTGGCTTAACTAGCAACCCTGTTATTTGTATGTATTAA
- a CDS encoding glycoside hydrolase family 2 protein — MNLKQARSLDEQDRQSFAATHTPWDAPAEKISVQPITASSNNMNDLLATYSVNPSYIKAPQQYLDGNWEMVQGGEAEQRIHQSWESVISVPVPGSIHQGLVQAGILDDPSFGEHAAQAKQYSHQTWWYRCTFDIEDIAVFASSRLIFEGVSPSCDVWLNGTRLGDHQGAFGGPIYDLGSLLQSTNTLIVQVHPAPLGNEWNIWESTVVFNCNYGWHYVNLPAVGIWRSVRIEAIPLVQIQHPFVQVNSTAQAKRGEIDLALTLASQQSAYKGVLYGEIVPDNFAGQSIKFQQSIQQDSYLSEPDHVSTYYTCDVHLQLTIPDAHLWSPLDMGEPYLYRLQLIFIPDSPAISENSMIMHNRILIDQQEITFGLRYIEMKPLPSGQQADMYNWTLTVNDRAVFIKGSGWCTLDALMDFSRERYDHFLSLTAQQHTNFLRAWGGGIPETDDFYDLCDRKGIMVMQEWPTCWGSHARQPQDALEETVRLNTLRLRNHASLVMWCGGNETSTELDHPAIQMMGRYSIELDNTRPFHRTDPWGGSTHDHIVWNGWTPAYSFDYYANLGGIMLSEFGLASAPNLESVLRYMPAEEQQQWPPLPDKSFYHHLPAFDTRDELRILSEFADAFIICDRLEHFVIGTQLAQVTSLRHKMESARCHFPAEIGVVTYKLNDVYIGVSWATIDWYGVPKMSHYFTQDAYQPLLASVLFNKLNSPHEDQSLPVYVLDDQGVLDQSWSVGVRVYDQQLQVIQAENWQQEGTMPSVHLIGTIELQQAPLAESPLLIVSEIMQGNEVKCRTFYWLNFADRQGVLWNLPQTSLTVGQPQASKVSLLDSSVDFPYEIEVKNTGTLPAVGVELYNQSDDVEQSILVASDNFFWLDAGESRWIGVTDHRSLHVKAWNSYTGQAYSQSQ; from the coding sequence ATGAATCTAAAGCAAGCCCGCAGTCTTGACGAACAAGATCGACAAAGCTTTGCTGCTACACATACACCATGGGATGCACCTGCTGAAAAAATCTCAGTACAACCTATAACAGCTTCTTCAAATAATATGAATGATTTACTAGCTACGTATTCTGTCAATCCATCTTATATAAAAGCTCCACAACAATATTTAGATGGCAACTGGGAAATGGTGCAGGGAGGTGAAGCAGAACAAAGAATCCATCAATCGTGGGAATCGGTTATTTCCGTTCCTGTACCTGGCAGTATTCATCAAGGGTTAGTACAAGCAGGTATATTAGATGATCCTTCTTTCGGTGAACATGCCGCTCAAGCCAAACAGTATAGTCATCAAACATGGTGGTATCGCTGTACGTTTGATATCGAAGATATCGCTGTATTTGCTTCATCCCGATTGATCTTTGAAGGTGTGTCTCCATCATGTGATGTCTGGTTAAATGGTACTCGTCTGGGTGATCATCAAGGAGCATTTGGTGGGCCGATATATGATCTGGGTTCCCTGTTGCAGTCAACCAATACATTGATCGTTCAAGTTCATCCAGCACCACTCGGCAATGAATGGAATATATGGGAGTCGACAGTTGTATTTAATTGTAATTACGGATGGCACTATGTGAATTTACCAGCAGTCGGTATCTGGCGTTCTGTACGTATTGAAGCTATTCCGTTAGTCCAGATCCAACATCCTTTTGTTCAAGTAAACAGTACCGCTCAAGCCAAGCGAGGAGAGATTGATCTTGCTTTGACATTAGCAAGTCAGCAATCAGCATATAAAGGTGTGTTGTATGGTGAAATTGTTCCTGATAATTTTGCAGGGCAATCGATCAAGTTCCAACAATCTATCCAACAGGATTCTTATCTATCTGAACCAGATCATGTATCTACTTATTACACTTGTGATGTACATCTACAATTGACGATTCCAGATGCACATCTCTGGTCACCGCTAGATATGGGTGAGCCATATTTATACCGATTACAACTAATATTTATTCCAGATAGTCCAGCCATATCAGAAAATTCTATGATCATGCACAATCGTATATTGATAGATCAACAAGAGATTACATTTGGATTACGATATATCGAAATGAAACCGTTACCTTCCGGTCAACAAGCCGATATGTACAACTGGACGTTAACCGTAAATGATCGTGCTGTATTTATTAAGGGCAGTGGTTGGTGCACGTTAGATGCCTTGATGGATTTTTCAAGAGAACGATATGATCATTTTTTGAGTTTGACAGCTCAGCAACATACTAATTTTTTGCGTGCTTGGGGTGGCGGTATTCCAGAGACAGATGATTTTTATGATCTATGTGATCGCAAAGGGATTATGGTGATGCAGGAATGGCCAACGTGTTGGGGAAGTCATGCGCGTCAACCGCAGGATGCTTTAGAAGAAACAGTACGCCTGAATACATTACGGTTGCGTAATCATGCTTCTCTTGTTATGTGGTGTGGTGGCAATGAGACCAGTACTGAACTGGATCATCCCGCTATCCAGATGATGGGACGTTACAGTATAGAACTTGATAATACTCGACCTTTTCACCGCACTGATCCATGGGGTGGAAGTACACATGATCATATTGTATGGAATGGATGGACACCAGCATATAGCTTTGATTATTACGCTAATTTGGGCGGTATTATGCTTAGTGAATTTGGATTAGCATCTGCACCTAACTTGGAATCGGTATTGCGTTATATGCCAGCAGAAGAACAGCAGCAATGGCCTCCGCTACCGGACAAAAGTTTTTATCATCATCTTCCTGCTTTTGATACGCGAGATGAGTTACGCATTTTATCAGAATTTGCAGATGCATTTATAATATGTGATCGACTGGAGCACTTTGTTATCGGAACACAGCTTGCTCAAGTTACTTCATTACGTCACAAAATGGAATCTGCTCGTTGTCATTTTCCAGCTGAAATAGGTGTAGTGACTTATAAATTAAATGATGTGTATATCGGCGTATCGTGGGCGACGATTGATTGGTACGGGGTACCGAAAATGTCGCACTATTTTACACAGGATGCTTATCAACCGTTGTTAGCTTCTGTGTTATTTAACAAATTAAACAGTCCTCATGAAGATCAGTCGTTACCTGTCTATGTGTTAGACGATCAAGGCGTATTAGATCAATCATGGTCGGTCGGGGTACGCGTCTATGACCAGCAATTACAAGTGATTCAGGCAGAAAATTGGCAACAAGAGGGCACAATGCCATCAGTACATCTTATCGGTACTATCGAACTTCAACAGGCACCATTAGCAGAGTCTCCGTTATTGATCGTATCTGAGATTATGCAGGGTAATGAAGTCAAATGTCGCACGTTTTACTGGTTAAATTTTGCTGATCGTCAGGGAGTGCTATGGAACTTACCACAGACTTCGTTAACAGTGGGTCAGCCTCAAGCCTCTAAGGTGTCACTATTGGATTCCTCTGTTGATTTTCCCTATGAGATTGAAGTGAAAAATACAGGGACATTACCCGCAGTAGGCGTAGAATTGTATAACCAATCGGATGATGTAGAGCAGTCTATTTTGGTAGCAAGTGATAACTTTTTTTGGTTAGATGCCGGAGAAAGTCGCTGGATCGGCGTAACCGATCATCGTTCTTTGCACGTAAAAGCATGGAATAGTTATACAGGACAAGCTTATTCTCAGTCTCAATAA
- a CDS encoding chitobiase/beta-hexosaminidase C-terminal domain-containing protein, with translation MKKKARSVCSSIGIAILMLSLLLPCFQSPLLAATSTAASAEINRTVTINTSNVVQSDFLGIGVNIIPTNLMALGAKYGYNDAYWAMDTQRIYQFQPKVARVWFQLDWMEPSKGTYTWNSEKMQKFYQYIDALKASGTEVELNFGWKVGSSIQSWFNFPNLKDPYVSAPTDLPAYARSASALLNELINKRGYDNIKYMTFYNEPNGSWDFEGPTDQKAYFAQMSRAVSEQLKADGLRDRIQLWGPEETGALDWTQYMKQNADDVFDAYTFHVYGASYNDLGARIAERKSAVGSKPIVMTEFGWGDDNASNWDSGFANSVIRAANDGLQGALMWQLNGAWTSDPDGDTNGSYTMWDGLPLGLKPNKTYYSAGLLARYVPEHSQVLAVNTGGASDIRAAAFKAKDGNYTIVLESKSGQSKNVTFDFGTTTIGKTFYKMNYQDDVQRDGNALLPAVENSFTANQSFTDSAINSEYNVSIYTTAKPQAQVKMTPIESTVASGSTLTLNATVIDASYSQTSVAADTYTTDDILPVTENDVKTKEKQDIFNNYSTTTATSDTYVTPAEEYTLASASTDVTWSVVGSGNGTISSTGVYSPPDVTTEKLVAIKATSVADPKGYGIALIKVIPQSIASRVDATTLSLKAGVYDTSEAVTVKTGTAGAEIRYTLDGSVPTTSSSLYTKPVILPEGGTKVFKAKAFKSGLTASGVTSALYKILQNSTGPEGYQFCMYEGGTCSFDGTASVAYGADGLFKYGTFTNGVACTDEAFGGDPTPNLPKRCYYTNDVPEQTPVVAIYNTGFEKPTVSTTKTGPFTSGWTFDSRSGVQRNGSAFGATTAPEGQQTAYLKTDGGVAGSITQQLNFPKGEYKLSFKAAKRTSFGGTQTFDVFVDQTKIGSYAPTSGNYTTYTTNAFTANGKRTIRFVATTTTGDNTAFLDQISIQLASDISVPPSNPEAVIANTSFENPATTNTKVGPFTSDWVFSTRSGIQRNGSVFNPAANAPDGVQTAYLKTDSGVAGSISQSITFPAGTYALTFQAAKRTSVGGTQTFDVYVDNKVVGSYSPTSGTYTSYTTNNFVVTAGEHTIKFVATTSTGDNTAFIDQVKLIQK, from the coding sequence ATGAAGAAAAAAGCAAGATCGGTATGCAGTAGTATTGGAATTGCGATCTTAATGTTATCCCTTTTACTGCCATGTTTTCAAAGCCCTCTTTTGGCAGCAACCTCAACAGCAGCGTCAGCAGAGATTAACCGCACAGTCACTATTAACACCTCAAATGTAGTCCAGTCCGACTTTTTGGGGATAGGCGTTAATATTATTCCAACCAATCTGATGGCGCTGGGTGCTAAATATGGATATAACGACGCTTATTGGGCGATGGATACGCAACGTATTTATCAATTTCAACCTAAAGTAGCTCGTGTCTGGTTTCAATTGGATTGGATGGAACCAAGTAAAGGAACATATACATGGAACAGTGAAAAGATGCAGAAGTTTTATCAGTATATTGATGCCTTAAAAGCGTCAGGAACCGAAGTGGAATTGAACTTTGGATGGAAAGTAGGTTCCAGTATTCAAAGCTGGTTTAACTTTCCTAATCTAAAAGATCCATATGTCAGCGCACCGACTGATCTGCCGGCGTATGCTCGTTCTGCTTCAGCATTGTTGAACGAATTAATCAATAAGCGTGGATACGACAATATCAAATATATGACTTTTTATAACGAACCTAATGGAAGCTGGGATTTTGAAGGACCTACCGATCAGAAAGCGTATTTTGCTCAAATGTCTCGAGCAGTTAGTGAACAGTTAAAAGCAGATGGATTACGTGATCGGATTCAGTTATGGGGACCGGAAGAAACAGGAGCGCTCGATTGGACACAATACATGAAGCAAAATGCAGATGATGTATTCGATGCATATACTTTTCATGTCTATGGAGCCAGCTATAACGATCTGGGAGCACGAATCGCAGAACGCAAATCAGCAGTTGGTTCCAAGCCGATTGTGATGACTGAATTTGGATGGGGCGATGATAATGCGAGCAATTGGGATTCAGGCTTTGCCAATTCTGTCATTCGCGCTGCTAATGATGGTCTACAAGGAGCACTAATGTGGCAACTTAACGGTGCATGGACATCTGATCCTGATGGTGATACAAACGGCAGTTATACGATGTGGGATGGATTACCGTTAGGGCTAAAACCTAATAAAACTTATTATTCTGCCGGATTGTTAGCTAGATATGTACCTGAACACAGTCAGGTGCTTGCAGTAAATACAGGCGGAGCCAGCGATATTCGTGCAGCCGCTTTCAAAGCCAAAGATGGTAATTATACGATTGTATTGGAATCGAAAAGTGGACAAAGCAAAAATGTTACGTTCGATTTTGGAACAACCACGATCGGCAAAACGTTTTACAAAATGAATTATCAAGATGATGTACAGCGCGATGGTAATGCGTTATTGCCAGCAGTAGAAAATTCATTTACAGCGAACCAATCATTCACCGATTCTGCTATCAATAGCGAATATAACGTGTCTATTTATACAACAGCGAAGCCACAGGCACAGGTGAAGATGACACCGATCGAATCAACCGTAGCTTCAGGCAGTACATTAACATTGAATGCGACAGTGATTGACGCTAGTTATAGTCAGACAAGTGTAGCAGCAGATACGTATACGACAGACGATATATTACCTGTTACTGAAAATGACGTAAAAACGAAAGAGAAACAGGATATTTTCAATAATTATTCGACCACTACAGCAACTTCAGATACGTATGTTACTCCAGCGGAAGAATATACACTGGCTTCTGCATCGACAGATGTGACCTGGAGTGTGGTTGGATCAGGCAATGGCACAATCAGCAGTACCGGCGTATATTCTCCACCTGATGTGACGACCGAGAAATTGGTAGCTATCAAAGCGACAAGTGTAGCAGACCCGAAGGGATATGGAATTGCTTTAATTAAAGTCATTCCGCAATCGATAGCAAGTCGGGTAGACGCAACAACACTGAGCTTAAAGGCCGGTGTGTATGATACATCTGAAGCGGTCACTGTAAAAACAGGCACAGCAGGAGCAGAGATTCGTTATACGTTAGACGGTAGTGTGCCTACCACTTCTTCAAGTCTTTATACCAAGCCTGTTATTTTACCTGAAGGTGGAACAAAAGTATTCAAAGCAAAAGCGTTTAAATCAGGATTAACTGCTTCAGGTGTTACTTCTGCTTTGTACAAAATATTGCAAAATAGCACAGGACCTGAAGGGTATCAATTCTGTATGTATGAAGGAGGTACATGTAGTTTTGACGGCACAGCCAGTGTAGCGTATGGAGCAGATGGATTGTTCAAATATGGCACATTTACGAATGGCGTAGCATGTACAGATGAAGCTTTTGGCGGTGATCCAACACCTAATCTACCAAAGCGTTGCTATTATACCAATGATGTACCCGAGCAGACACCTGTTGTAGCGATCTATAATACAGGCTTTGAAAAGCCAACAGTATCTACTACCAAAACAGGGCCGTTTACAAGTGGTTGGACATTCGATAGTCGGTCTGGAGTACAGCGAAACGGCAGTGCTTTTGGCGCAACTACAGCACCGGAGGGACAACAAACCGCTTATCTCAAAACCGATGGCGGTGTAGCCGGTAGTATTACGCAACAACTAAACTTTCCTAAAGGGGAATATAAGCTTAGCTTCAAAGCTGCTAAGCGAACCAGTTTTGGAGGAACACAGACTTTTGATGTGTTTGTAGATCAGACCAAGATTGGATCATATGCTCCTACGTCTGGTAATTATACAACGTATACTACCAATGCTTTTACAGCCAATGGAAAACGTACAATACGATTTGTAGCGACAACCACAACAGGCGATAATACAGCATTTCTTGATCAAATCTCGATCCAGTTAGCTAGCGATATATCAGTACCACCGTCAAATCCTGAAGCGGTAATAGCCAATACAAGCTTTGAAAATCCTGCGACAACCAATACCAAAGTAGGCCCGTTTACAAGCGATTGGGTATTTAGTACACGTTCAGGTATTCAGCGTAATGGTAGTGTATTCAATCCAGCCGCCAATGCTCCAGACGGAGTACAAACGGCTTATCTCAAAACAGATAGTGGAGTAGCAGGATCGATTAGTCAAAGTATTACATTTCCAGCAGGCACTTATGCATTAACATTTCAAGCTGCCAAACGAACCAGTGTAGGAGGAACGCAAACATTTGATGTATATGTAGATAACAAAGTGGTCGGTTCATATTCGCCAACATCAGGCACATATACATCATATACAACTAATAATTTTGTAGTTACTGCCGGAGAGCACACTATCAAATTCGTAGCTACCACATCGACTGGAGACAATACTGCTTTTATCGATCAAGTCAAACTCATTCAAAAATAA
- a CDS encoding aminotransferase class I/II-fold pyridoxal phosphate-dependent enzyme: MTTSTISQFLTPSIQQMKPSGIRKFFDYSSERTDIISLGIGEPDFPTPRLVREACVRALEEGRTTYTHNAGLPELRESIADYLHTNFQVTYNPVHEMMVTIGSSEALDLALRVLINEGDEILVPAPCYVSYSPITNLGGGVAVEVETFAQHNFKLTPASLLASLTPRSKILILSYPSNPTGGIMTYEDWLPIAKIVEDHNLVVITDEVYAELTYGQKHVSFASLPGMKERTLLLSGFSKAFAMTGWRIGYACGPEELIQAMLKIHQYTVMCAPILGQIAALESLKPHGLAAKDEMMASYNARRISFVQGLRQIGLQCHEPLGSFFAFPSIAHTGLTSEQFAGRLLQEVGVLAVPGTAFGKGGEGFIRCSYATSSVQLDEALERMRQFLQTL, translated from the coding sequence ATGACAACATCAACTATTAGCCAATTTTTAACCCCTTCTATACAGCAAATGAAACCTTCAGGTATTCGCAAATTTTTCGATTATTCGTCAGAACGTACCGATATTATTTCACTTGGTATCGGTGAACCTGACTTTCCTACACCTCGTCTAGTACGTGAAGCTTGTGTTCGTGCGCTAGAAGAAGGCAGAACAACGTACACTCATAATGCTGGCTTACCTGAATTACGCGAAAGTATTGCTGATTACTTGCATACGAATTTCCAAGTTACTTACAATCCTGTCCATGAAATGATGGTGACCATCGGTAGCAGTGAAGCACTTGATCTAGCATTACGTGTATTGATTAACGAAGGTGATGAGATTCTTGTCCCTGCTCCCTGTTATGTATCGTATTCACCGATCACGAATCTAGGTGGTGGTGTTGCTGTTGAGGTAGAGACGTTTGCTCAGCACAATTTCAAATTAACACCTGCTTCACTACTTGCAAGTCTCACACCACGTTCCAAAATATTGATTTTGAGCTATCCAAGTAACCCGACAGGTGGAATTATGACGTATGAAGATTGGTTGCCAATTGCTAAGATTGTCGAAGATCATAACCTAGTTGTGATTACCGATGAAGTATATGCAGAATTAACATACGGGCAAAAGCATGTGAGTTTTGCAAGTCTCCCGGGTATGAAAGAAAGAACATTGTTACTTAGTGGCTTTTCCAAAGCTTTTGCTATGACCGGTTGGCGTATTGGATATGCTTGTGGCCCTGAAGAATTAATTCAGGCTATGCTCAAAATCCATCAATATACTGTTATGTGTGCACCGATTCTAGGTCAGATTGCTGCGCTGGAATCGCTCAAACCTCATGGTCTGGCTGCAAAAGATGAAATGATGGCTTCCTATAATGCTCGCCGTATATCTTTTGTACAAGGATTACGTCAAATCGGGCTACAATGTCATGAACCACTCGGTTCCTTTTTCGCTTTCCCTTCTATCGCTCATACAGGTTTAACTTCAGAACAGTTTGCAGGTCGATTGTTACAAGAAGTGGGTGTATTGGCTGTACCGGGTACAGCATTTGGTAAAGGTGGCGAAGGATTTATACGTTGCTCTTATGCTACATCTTCTGTGCAATTGGATGAAGCATTAGAACGTATGCGTCAATTTTTGCAGACTCTTTAG